In the genome of Pseudomonadota bacterium, one region contains:
- a CDS encoding GTP-binding protein, with translation MSKEKFARTKPHCNIGTIGHVDHGKTSLTA, from the coding sequence ATGTCTAAGGAGAAATTTGCACGTACAAAGCCGCATTGTAATATCGGAACGATAGGTCACGTTGACCATGGTAAGACCAGTTTGACAGCG